From a single Brassica oleracea var. oleracea cultivar TO1000 chromosome C5, BOL, whole genome shotgun sequence genomic region:
- the LOC106344659 gene encoding uncharacterized protein LOC106344659: MGFYLFPERTRRDNNEGKWKKRRNLRKRGMLQNITCNHCGEPESVDHILFHCQYANEVWRYGPWNQSIDTTDATTFFEKLERSWNLTPLPPYGFTGNALPWICWAIWTSRNQRIFENRSQSPEETALKTIQALKEWEIAQPPSLKIPKSLTTGQQHDPMVLDPSEIFCNTDASWSHTSKEAGLAWIFTNGSATEIFRGSIKQSAVSSPCMGEALAIREALLQAATNHYSIICIRTDSQVLAQAITSRRKTTELYGILSDIDELAFSSSSPFINCRFTYISRPITDRLMGLPRPVW; the protein is encoded by the coding sequence ATGGGTTTTTACCTATTTCCTGAAAGGACTCGGAGAGATAATAATGAAGGCAAATGGAAAAAACGGAGAAATTTGCGTAAAAGAGGGATGCTCCAAAACATCACCTGTAACCATTGTGGGGAACCAGAGAGTGTGGATCACATCCTCTTTCACTGCCAATACGCAAACGAGGTTTGGAGGTATGGACCGTGGAATCAATCCATCGATACAACTGATGCTACAACGTTCTTCGAAAAGCTTGAGAGATCTTGGAACCTAACTCCCCTCCCACCTTATGGATTCACGGGCAATGCTTTGCCGTGGATATGCTGGGCAATCTGGACCTCCAGGAACCAACGGATCTTCGAAAATAGATCCCAATCGCCAGAAGAAACAGCTCTAAAAACGATCCAGGCCCTCAAGGAATGGGAGATTGCGCAACCCCCGAGCCTGAAAATCCCCAAATCATTGACTACTGGCCAGCAACACGATCCGATGGTCCTTGATCCCTCTGAAATCTTCTGTAACACTGACGCGTCCTGGAGTCACACCTCTAAAGAAGCAGGACTAGCTTGGATCTTCACAAATGGATCAGCAACAGAGATATTTCGCGGGTCGATCAAGCAAAGCGCAGTCTCATCGCCATGCATGGGCGAAGCTCTGGCGATCAGAGAGGCCTTACTCCAAGCAGCCACCAATCACTACTCCATTATCTGTATTCGAACAGACTCTCAAGTGCTTGCACAAGCTATCACCTCTCGACGGAAGACGACGGAACTCTACGGGATTCTATCCGATATCGACGAGCTCGCTTTCTCCTCTTCCTCCCCCTTTATCAATTGTCGTTTTACTTATATTTCTAGGCCAATAACGGACCGGCTGATGGGCTTGCCAAGGCCTGTCTGGTAG